In one window of Balaenoptera musculus isolate JJ_BM4_2016_0621 chromosome 10, mBalMus1.pri.v3, whole genome shotgun sequence DNA:
- the E2F7 gene encoding transcription factor E2F7: MEVNCLTLKDLINPRLDFAIEDGENAQKENIFVDRSRMAPKTPIKNEPIDLSRQKIFTPERNPITPVKLVDRQQAEPWTPTANLKMLISAASPDIRDREKKKGLFRPIENKDDAFTDCLQLDVVGDSAVDEFEKQRPSRKQKSLGLLCQKFLARYPSYPLSTEKTTISLDEVAVSLGVERRRIYDIVNVLESLHLVSRVAKNQYGWHGRHSLPKTLRNLQRLGEEQKYEEQMAHLQQKELDLMDYKFGERRRDGCPESQDPQLLDFSEPDYPSSSANSRKDKSLRIMSQKFVMLFLVSKTKIVTLDVAAKILIEESQDTPDHSKFKTKVRRLYDIANVLTSLALIKKVHVTEERGRKPAFKWIGPVDFSSTDEELVDVSASVLPELKRETYGHIQFCAKQKLARHGSFNSDQASERIQRKVNSEPSSPYREKQGSSGYSLEIGSLAAVYRQKIEDNSQAEAFANQRAIPPSSSLEAAAPFPGLSVDSEYCVNALAHPVLSVAPTDLQAFSAQNGLNGQGGVSLASAALDAESLKPALLAGQPLVYVPSTSLFMLCGSLQEPPSPGSGSGSERDSRGSEGTAERSATPSVQKRLGEERKPQEEEEPATKRQSRDCEDGPLSLVMPKKPSDSTDIASSKTVDKRGPAPHEDIHMNGQLSVAKEVSGKATSDCFISSEWGNPSRNTEIEKPSKENESTKEPSLLQYLYVQSPAGLNGFGVLLSGNQTPRAVGPSSGPLPPLSVPCVVLPSPTLGPFPVLYSPTMPGPVSSAPSALPSTGPVNLGLPGLGSRAHLLIGPAALVNPKSSTLPSADAQLQGPHSLNLSPVMSRSHSIIQPESPVYGGHPASVVKLQQSPVPVTPKSIRRTHRETFFKTPGSLGDPVLRRRERNQSRNTSSAQRRLEIPSGGAT, from the exons gaaaatatatttgttgatcGCTCAAGGATGGCCCCAAAGACACCAATAAAAAATGAACCAATTGACTTATCGAGACAAAAAATCTTCACTCCAGAAAGAAATCCCATCACTCCAGTTAAGCTTGTCGACAGACAGCAGGCAGAACCATGGACACCCACCGCTAACCTGAAGATGCTCATTAGTGCTGCCAGCCCAGACATAAGAGAccgagagaagaaaaaaggactGTTCAGGCCCATTGAGAACAAGGACGATGCGTTTACAGACTGTCTGCAG CTTGATGTTGTTGGGGACAGTGCTGTGGACGAATTTGAAAAGCAAAGGccaagcagaaaacagaaaagtttagGACTCCTGTGCCAGAAGTTTCTAGCTCGCTATCCAAGTTATCCACTGTCGACTGAGAAAACTACCATCTCCCTAGATGAGGTTGCTGTCAGTCTCG GCGTTGAAAGGAGACGCATCTACGACATTGTGAATGTGCTGGAGTCGCTGCATCTGGTCAGCCGGGTGGCCAAGAATCAGTACGGCTGGCACGGACGGCACAGCCTGCCGAAAACCCTGAGGAACCTCCAGAGGCTAGGAGAGGAGCAGAAATACGAAGAACAGATGGCACACCTCCAACAGAAAGAGCTCGACCTGATGGATTATAAATTTGGAGAACGCAGAAGAGATGGCTGTCCAGAGTCCCAGGATCCACAGTTACTGGATTTCTCTGAACCCGACTATCCCTCTT CATCTGcaaacagtagaaaagataagTCTCTGAGAATTATGAGCCAGAAATTTGTCATGCTGTTCCTGGTCTCCAAAACCAAGATTGTTACTCTTGATGTGGCTGCCAAAATACTGATAGAAGAAAGCCAAGATACGCCGGATCatagtaaatttaaaa CAAAGGTACGACGCCTCTATGACATAGCCAATGTTCTGACCAGCTTGGCACTGATAAAGAAAGTGCACGTAACAGAGGAGCGAGGCCGGAAACCCGCCTTCAAGTGGATTGGGCCTGTGGATTTCAGTTCCACTG atGAAGAACTAGTGGATGTTTCTGCATCTGTCCTACCAGAATTGAAAAGAGAAACGTACGGCCACATTCAGTTCTGTGCAAAACAGAAGCTTGCTCGACATGGCTCTTTTAACTCAGATCAGGCTTCTGAGAGGATCCAGAGGAAAGTGAACTCAGAACCCAGCAGCCCttacagagaaaaacaag gaTCAAGTGGCTACTCCTTAGAAATTGGAAGTCTGGCAGCTGTctacagacagaaaatagaagacaATTCACA GGCAGAAGCTTTTGCCAATCAGAGAGCGATACCTCCATCAAGCAGCCTGGAGGCCGCTGCTCCTTTCCCCGGCCTCTCTGTTGACTCAGAATACTGTGTTAATGCCTTGGCCCACCCAGTACTTTCCGTGGCTCCAACGGACTTGCAGGCCTTCTCTGCCCAGAATGGTCTGAACGGACAAGGAGGTGTCTCCCTCGCCTCTGCCGCCTTGGACGCGGAGAGCCTGAAGCCAGCTCTGCTGGCCGGCCAGCCCCTGGTGTACGTGCCCTCCACCTCGCTGTTCATGCTGTGTGGGAGCCTGCAAGAGCCGCCGTCCCCGGGGTCGGGGTCAGGGTCCGAGAGGGACAGCAGGGGCTCGGAAGGCACAGCAGAGCGGTCAGCCACGCCCTCAGTTCAGAAGCGCCTCGGGGAAGAGAGGAAgccgcaggaggaggaggagccggcCACGAAGAGACAAAGCAGGGACTGCGAAGACGGCCCCCTCTCCCTCGTCATGCCCAAG AAACCCTCAGATTCCACAGACATTGCCTCTTCCAAGACCGTGGATAAAAGGGGACCTGCACCCCATGAAGACATTCACATGAATGGACAACTTTCTGTGGCAAAGGAGGTTTCGGGAAAGGCTACATCAGACTGCTTCATTTCTTCTGAGTGGGGAAATCCTTCTAGAAATACAGAGATAGAAAAGCCTtcgaaagaaaatgaaagcaccaAAGAGCCCTCTTTGCTGCAGTATCTTTATGTGCAGTCGCCAGCAG GATTAAATGGTTTCGGTGTGCTCTTATCCGGCAATCAGACCCCCCGCGCTGTGGGACCGTCTTCAGGTCCGCTGCCGCCGCTCAGTGTTCCATGCGTGGTCTTACCATCGCCGACGCTGGGCCCTTTTCCTGTTCTCTATTCACCCACGATGCCCGGGCCGGTGTCCTCTGCTCCCAGTGCCCTCCCAAGCACGGGACCTGTGAATCTTGGCTTGCCTGGCCTCGGATCAAGAGCTCATCTTCTCATCGGCCCTGCTGCCCTGGTTAATCCAAAATCATCGACGCTCCCCTCCGCAGACGCTCAGCTTCAGGGTCCGCACTCACTTAACCTGAGTCCGGTGATGTCACGATCACACAGCATCATCCAGCCCGAGTCCCCCGTTTACGGAGGACATCCAGCCTCTGTGGTGAAATTACAACAG tCACCAGTTCCAGTGACCCCCAAGAGCATCCGACGCACACATCGAGAGACGTTTTTCAAGACGCCTGGCAGCCTCGGGGACCCTGTCcttaggagaagagaaaggaatcagtCACGAAACACCAGCTCAGCACAGAGGAGGCTCGAAATCCCCAGCGGCGGGGCCACCTAA